In Streptomyces canus, one DNA window encodes the following:
- a CDS encoding YchJ family protein yields MSRRGSGQRPPCPCGLEETYDHCCGRFHRGESAAPTAEALMRSRYSAFVKRDEAYLLRTWHPRTRPPGVDLDPGMRWTGLEILGTADGSAFHSTGTVTFRASFKGGSLHERSRFERVGGAWVYVDGEFLD; encoded by the coding sequence GTGAGCCGGCGTGGCTCCGGGCAACGGCCCCCCTGTCCTTGCGGCCTCGAGGAGACGTACGACCACTGCTGCGGCCGCTTCCACCGGGGTGAGTCGGCGGCGCCCACCGCGGAAGCGCTGATGCGTTCGCGCTACAGCGCCTTCGTGAAGCGCGACGAGGCGTATCTGCTGCGCACGTGGCACCCGCGGACCCGGCCGCCGGGTGTCGATCTCGATCCCGGCATGCGCTGGACCGGCCTGGAGATCCTCGGCACGGCCGACGGCTCGGCGTTCCACAGCACGGGCACGGTGACGTTCCGCGCCTCGTTCAAGGGCGGCTCCCTGCACGAGCGCAGCCGTTTCGAGCGCGTCGGCGGAGCCTGGGTGTACGTCGACGGGGAGTTCCTCGACTGA
- a CDS encoding molybdopterin-dependent oxidoreductase gives MNSEQPEEQRGTPIGRRVLLGTLGLGALGVVGAPTLQRGLEAFLGSAADKDPTGLTGLLPNGGGFRYYSVTSSVPHKNAENYQLKIDGLVSRPRTYTLADLRAMPQTRMVKDVQCVTGWRVPDTPFEGVRLSRLLDAAGVRAKAGAVRFTCFDGAYSESLTLDQARRSDVLVALRMQDKDIGHTHGGPVRLYVAPMYFYKSAKWLSGITVTEDVEPGYWEDRGYDVDAWVGRSNGRDDDPTS, from the coding sequence GTGAACTCCGAACAGCCCGAGGAACAGCGCGGTACGCCGATCGGCCGCCGTGTCCTCCTCGGCACCCTCGGCCTGGGCGCGCTCGGCGTGGTCGGCGCGCCCACCCTGCAACGCGGCCTGGAGGCATTCCTCGGCAGCGCCGCCGACAAGGACCCCACCGGGCTGACGGGACTGCTCCCCAACGGCGGCGGCTTCCGCTACTACTCGGTGACCTCGTCCGTGCCGCACAAGAACGCCGAGAACTACCAGCTCAAGATCGACGGCCTGGTCTCGCGCCCGCGGACGTACACCCTGGCCGACCTGCGGGCGATGCCCCAGACCCGGATGGTCAAGGACGTGCAGTGCGTGACGGGCTGGCGGGTCCCGGACACGCCGTTCGAAGGCGTACGGCTGTCCCGGCTGCTGGACGCGGCCGGGGTGAGAGCGAAGGCGGGCGCCGTCCGCTTCACCTGCTTCGACGGGGCGTACTCCGAGAGCCTCACCCTCGACCAGGCCCGCCGCTCGGACGTCCTGGTGGCCCTGCGCATGCAGGACAAGGACATCGGCCACACCCACGGCGGCCCGGTCCGCCTCTACGTGGCTCCCATGTACTTCTACAAGTCGGCCAAGTGGCTGTCCGGCATCACCGTCACCGAGGACGTGGAGCCGGGTTACTGGGAGGACCGGGGCTACGACGTGGACGCCTGGGTGGGCCGATCGAACGGGCGGGACGATGATCCTACGAGCTGA
- a CDS encoding M1 family metallopeptidase, translating to MAVQQAAGPDPYFPDHGDARYRVHRYELALDYRPGPNRLAGSARINAIAGRSPLAEFMLNLSDFKIGRVRVDGRQARYTHRGGKLRVRPAKPVRPGAAFTVEVHWSGNPKPVGSPWGGLGWEELEDGALVASQPIGAPSWYPCNDRPADKASYQISITTPSAYAVVAGGRLLTRTTKASTTTWVYEQAAPTSSYLVGLSIGKYQTVLLGDPGPGGVPQHGHIPAHLLPEFSRDFARQPQMMELFQELFGPYPFDEYAVVVTEEELDVPVEAQGLSLFGANHVDGARGWERLVAHELAHQWFGNSVSIADWRHIWLNEGFAKYAEWLWSERSGGRTAQQLAAAAHRLLSSLPQDLRLADPGRKSMFDDRLYERGGLTVHAVRCAMGDEAFFRMLRGWAGLHRGGAVTTTTFTAHVNRFADEPLTGLFDAWVYGTALPSLPTVIPARPAHPPTNTGTVQP from the coding sequence GTGGCAGTTCAGCAGGCGGCGGGTCCGGACCCGTACTTCCCGGACCACGGTGACGCCCGGTACCGGGTGCACCGCTACGAGCTCGCCCTGGACTACCGCCCGGGCCCGAACCGGCTGGCCGGGAGCGCCCGGATCAACGCCATAGCGGGGCGCTCGCCGCTCGCCGAGTTCATGCTCAACCTGTCCGACTTCAAGATCGGCCGGGTGCGGGTGGACGGCCGGCAGGCGCGCTACACGCACCGGGGCGGGAAGCTGCGGGTCCGTCCGGCGAAGCCGGTGCGGCCCGGGGCCGCGTTCACGGTCGAGGTGCACTGGTCGGGCAACCCCAAGCCGGTCGGCAGCCCCTGGGGCGGGCTCGGCTGGGAGGAGCTGGAGGACGGGGCGCTGGTCGCGAGCCAGCCGATCGGGGCGCCGTCCTGGTACCCGTGCAACGACCGGCCCGCGGACAAGGCGTCGTACCAGATCTCGATCACCACGCCGTCGGCGTACGCGGTGGTGGCGGGCGGCAGGCTGCTGACCCGTACGACCAAGGCGTCCACGACGACCTGGGTGTACGAGCAGGCCGCGCCCACGTCCAGCTATCTCGTCGGGCTGTCGATCGGCAAGTACCAGACGGTGCTGCTGGGCGACCCGGGGCCGGGCGGGGTGCCGCAGCACGGGCACATCCCGGCGCATCTGCTGCCGGAGTTCTCCCGGGACTTCGCGCGGCAGCCGCAGATGATGGAGCTGTTCCAGGAGCTGTTCGGGCCGTATCCGTTCGACGAGTACGCGGTGGTCGTCACGGAGGAGGAGCTCGATGTGCCCGTGGAGGCCCAGGGGTTGTCGCTGTTCGGCGCCAACCACGTGGACGGCGCCCGGGGTTGGGAGCGGCTGGTGGCGCACGAGCTGGCGCACCAGTGGTTCGGCAACAGTGTGTCCATCGCGGACTGGCGGCACATCTGGCTGAACGAGGGGTTCGCCAAGTACGCCGAGTGGCTGTGGTCGGAGCGTTCGGGGGGCCGTACCGCCCAGCAACTGGCCGCCGCGGCACACCGGTTGCTGTCCTCGCTCCCCCAGGACCTGCGTCTGGCCGACCCGGGACGCAAGTCGATGTTCGACGACCGGCTCTACGAACGCGGCGGGCTCACCGTGCACGCGGTGCGCTGCGCGATGGGTGACGAGGCGTTCTTCCGGATGCTGCGCGGCTGGGCCGGGCTGCACCGGGGCGGGGCCGTGACCACGACGACGTTCACGGCCCACGTCAACCGGTTCGCGGACGAGCCGCTGACCGGGCTGTTCGACGCGTGGGTGTACGGGACGGCGCTGCCGTCGTTGCCGACGGTGATTCCGGCACGGCCGGCGCATCCGCCCACCAACACCGGCACGGTGCAGCCGTGA
- a CDS encoding gluconokinase produces the protein MSTPKVVVVMGVAGTGKTTIGPLLATRLGVPYAEGDDFHPPANIAKMSAGTPLTDEDRLPWLDAIGSWAHGRAALGGVVSCSALKRSYRDRLRAEAPGVVFVHLAGDRSLIEDRMSHRQGHFMPTALLDSQFATLQPLQADEAGVVVDVSGSPEEITGRAVKALAELP, from the coding sequence ATGAGTACCCCGAAGGTCGTCGTGGTCATGGGCGTCGCGGGCACCGGGAAGACCACCATCGGTCCCCTGCTCGCGACCCGGCTCGGCGTTCCGTACGCCGAGGGCGACGACTTCCACCCGCCGGCCAACATCGCCAAGATGTCGGCCGGCACCCCGCTCACCGACGAGGATCGGTTGCCGTGGCTGGACGCCATCGGCTCCTGGGCGCACGGGCGGGCGGCGCTCGGCGGGGTGGTCAGCTGCTCGGCGCTGAAGCGCTCGTACCGCGACCGGCTGCGGGCCGAGGCGCCCGGGGTCGTCTTCGTGCACCTGGCGGGCGACCGCTCCCTCATCGAGGACCGGATGTCGCACCGGCAGGGGCACTTCATGCCCACCGCGCTGCTGGACTCGCAGTTCGCCACGCTCCAGCCCCTCCAGGCGGACGAGGCCGGGGTCGTGGTGGATGTGTCCGGCAGCCCGGAGGAGATCACCGGGCGGGCCGTGAAGGCGCTCGCCGAACTCCCGTAA
- a CDS encoding cytochrome b/b6 domain-containing protein — MILRADAPPQAHVRRFGRSQKWVHRATAALMGVCVVTAACLYVPQLAELVGRRELVVRVHEWAGLALPVPVLVGLVSRAFRADLGFLNRFGPHDRVWLRAALHRDKRRAARPAGKFNAGQKVYAAWIAGASLVMLGTGLLMWFTHLTPIQWRTSATFVHDWLALSIGIVLAGHIGMALGDPEARRGLRTGEVSREWAEREHPLWRP; from the coding sequence ATGATCCTACGAGCTGATGCCCCACCGCAGGCACATGTCCGGCGTTTCGGGCGCAGCCAGAAGTGGGTCCACCGCGCGACCGCCGCGCTGATGGGCGTCTGCGTGGTGACGGCGGCCTGCCTCTACGTCCCCCAGCTCGCCGAACTCGTCGGCCGCCGTGAGCTGGTGGTCCGCGTCCACGAGTGGGCGGGCCTGGCCCTGCCGGTACCGGTCCTGGTGGGCCTGGTCTCCCGCGCCTTCCGCGCCGACCTGGGCTTCCTGAACCGCTTCGGCCCGCACGACCGGGTCTGGCTGCGGGCCGCGTTGCACCGCGACAAGCGCCGGGCGGCCCGTCCCGCGGGCAAGTTCAACGCGGGTCAGAAGGTCTACGCCGCCTGGATCGCGGGCGCGAGCCTGGTCATGCTCGGCACGGGCCTGCTGATGTGGTTCACCCACCTCACTCCGATCCAGTGGCGCACCAGCGCGACCTTCGTCCACGACTGGCTGGCCCTGTCGATCGGCATCGTCCTCGCGGGCCACATCGGCATGGCGCTGGGCGATCCGGAGGCGAGGAGGGGGCTCAGGACCGGAGAAGTGAGCCGGGAGTGGGCGGAACGCGAACACCCCCTGTGGCGGCCGTAG
- a CDS encoding FadR/GntR family transcriptional regulator: protein MSTSGRGLHGRVLESLGPAITAGDYPPGSVLRTDELAQRFDVSRSVMREAVRVLESMHLVESRRRVGVTVRPKAEWNVYDPQVIRWRLAGADRPHQLRSLTVLRSAIEPVAAGLAAKHATAEQCAELTECALGMVAHSKGHRLEGYLFHDIAFHRVILNASGNEMFARLGDVVAEVLTGRTRHEVMFEDPDPAAVTLHVRLAEAIRAGDATHAEELTREIAEGALQELDILAP, encoded by the coding sequence ATGAGCACATCGGGCCGGGGGCTGCACGGCCGCGTACTGGAAAGCCTCGGCCCCGCCATCACCGCGGGCGACTACCCGCCGGGCAGCGTTCTGCGCACGGACGAACTGGCTCAACGCTTCGACGTCTCCCGCTCGGTGATGCGCGAGGCGGTCCGCGTCCTGGAGTCGATGCACCTGGTCGAGTCCCGCCGACGCGTGGGCGTGACGGTCCGCCCCAAGGCCGAGTGGAACGTCTACGACCCCCAGGTCATCCGCTGGCGACTGGCCGGCGCCGACCGGCCCCACCAGCTGCGCTCACTGACCGTGCTGCGCTCGGCGATCGAGCCGGTGGCGGCCGGCCTGGCCGCGAAGCACGCGACGGCCGAGCAGTGCGCCGAACTCACCGAGTGCGCGCTCGGCATGGTCGCCCACTCCAAGGGCCACCGCCTCGAGGGCTACCTCTTCCACGACATCGCCTTCCACCGCGTGATCCTCAACGCCTCCGGCAACGAGATGTTCGCCCGCCTCGGTGACGTGGTCGCCGAGGTCCTCACCGGCCGCACCCGCCACGAGGTCATGTTCGAGGACCCCGACCCGGCCGCCGTCACCCTCCATGTCCGGCTCGCCGAGGCGATCCGCGCGGGCGACGCGACTCATGCGGAGGAGCTGACCCGCGAGATCGCCGAGGGCGCCCTCCAGGAGCTGGACATACTCGCGCCGTAG
- a CDS encoding GntP family permease: MTRLSVEMLAADAPEPITSAGHAQLGIAVLAGIAVIVVLITKFRLHAFLALTLGTLVLGAVAGAPLDKAITSFTTGLGTTVAGVGVLIALGAILGKMLADSGGADQIVDTILAKAGGRSMPWAMVLIASVIGLPLFFEVGVVLLIPVVLMVAKRGNYSLMRIGIPALAGLSVMHGLVPPHPGPLVAIDAVQANLGVTLALGVLVAIPTVIVAGPLFSKVAARWVDVPAPDRMIPQRASEDLEKRPGFGATLATILLPVVLMLSKALVDIVIDDPDNTGQRVFDVVGSPLIALLASVLVGIFTLLRPAGFGKERLAPLVEKGLAPIAGILLIVGAGGGFKQTLIDSGVGRMILEISEDWSIPALLLAWLIAVAIRLATGSATVATVSAAGLVAPLAANMSTTHTALLVLAIGAGSLFFSHVNDAGFWLVKEYFGLDVGQTVKTWSIMETIISVFAGGLVLLLSLVI; this comes from the coding sequence GTGACCAGACTCAGCGTCGAGATGCTGGCAGCGGACGCACCGGAGCCGATCACCTCGGCCGGTCACGCTCAGCTGGGCATCGCCGTACTGGCGGGCATCGCCGTCATCGTTGTACTCATCACCAAGTTCAGGCTCCACGCCTTCCTGGCGCTGACCCTGGGCACGCTCGTGCTCGGCGCGGTCGCCGGAGCGCCGCTCGACAAGGCCATCACCAGCTTCACCACCGGCCTCGGCACCACGGTCGCCGGCGTCGGCGTGCTGATCGCCCTCGGTGCGATCCTCGGCAAGATGCTCGCCGACTCGGGCGGGGCCGACCAGATCGTCGACACGATCCTCGCGAAGGCGGGCGGCCGTTCGATGCCGTGGGCGATGGTTCTGATCGCCTCCGTCATCGGTCTGCCGCTGTTCTTCGAGGTCGGCGTCGTGCTGCTGATCCCGGTCGTGCTCATGGTCGCCAAGCGCGGCAACTACTCCCTGATGCGCATCGGCATCCCGGCCCTCGCCGGTCTCTCCGTGATGCACGGCCTGGTCCCGCCGCACCCCGGCCCCCTGGTCGCGATCGACGCGGTACAGGCCAACCTCGGTGTGACGCTCGCGCTCGGTGTGCTGGTGGCCATCCCGACGGTGATCGTCGCCGGGCCGCTGTTCTCGAAGGTCGCGGCCCGCTGGGTGGACGTCCCCGCGCCCGACCGGATGATCCCCCAGCGCGCCTCGGAGGACCTGGAGAAGCGGCCGGGTTTCGGTGCCACCCTCGCCACGATCCTCCTGCCGGTCGTCCTGATGCTCTCCAAGGCGCTGGTCGACATCGTGATCGACGACCCCGACAACACCGGGCAGCGCGTGTTCGACGTCGTCGGCTCGCCGCTGATCGCCCTGCTGGCCTCGGTGCTCGTGGGCATCTTCACGCTGCTCCGCCCGGCCGGCTTCGGCAAGGAGCGCCTCGCCCCGCTCGTCGAGAAGGGCCTCGCGCCCATCGCCGGCATCCTGCTGATCGTCGGCGCCGGCGGCGGGTTCAAGCAGACCCTGATCGACTCCGGCGTGGGTCGGATGATCCTGGAGATATCCGAGGACTGGTCCATACCGGCCCTGCTCCTCGCCTGGCTGATCGCGGTCGCGATCCGTCTCGCGACCGGCTCCGCGACGGTGGCCACGGTCTCCGCGGCCGGCCTGGTCGCCCCGCTCGCCGCGAACATGTCGACGACGCACACGGCCCTGCTCGTCCTCGCCATCGGCGCCGGCTCCCTCTTCTTCAGCCATGTCAACGACGCCGGGTTCTGGCTGGTCAAGGAGTACTTCGGCCTGGACGTCGGCCAGACCGTCAAGACCTGGTCGATCATGGAGACGATCATCTCGGTGTTCGCGGGCGGTCTGGTGCTGCTGCTCTCGCTGGTCATCTAG
- a CDS encoding Pls/PosA family non-ribosomal peptide synthetase → MAAIHESSALGLLNEELSAEIREQFGDTARFSGGPAASPRTLVDVFDASVRSYPDELALDDGTTRLTYRALAVEVERLRRRLAEAGVGLGDRVGIRVPSGTNDLYVAILAVLAAGAAYVPVDAEDPDERAELVFGEAEVRAVVGAGHELTVNGRCDSPAARPGVEHDAWIIFTSGSTGRPKGVAVSHRSAAAFVDAEAALFLTDDPIGPADRVMAGLSVAFDASCEEMWLAWRYGACLVPVPRSQVRSGADLGPWLVEQEITVVSTVPTLAALWEPETLNDVRLLIFGGEACPPELTQRLVTEGREVWNTYGPTEATVVACASLMSGEEPIRIGLPLDGWELAVVDEAGEPVPMGASGQLVIGGVGLARYLDAEKDAEKYAPLKSLGWERAYRSGDLVKTEPEGLVFLGRADEQIKLGGRRIELGEVDAALQALPGVAGAAAAVRTARSGNQLLVGYVVTQDGWDHAAAVEKLRAALPAALVPLIAPVDDLPTRTSGKVDRNALPWPLEGLETGGPAEELYGTEAWLAEQWAEVLDIPVSSARDDFFAIGGSSLAAAQLTTRLRTRYPSAAVLDIYQQPTLRKLARHLEESAQDDGAARVIAPVPLKAQVIQLLVLLPLFTLLGLRWLVPLAALGNVLPYSWLPSTSWWLVGAGALLLFSPPGRLAIAAGGARVLLRKVQPGRYPRGGGVHLRLWTAERLAEFTGATSLTGSWLERYARALGARLGPDVDLHSLPPVTGMLKLGRGAAVESEVDLSGWWLDGDRLEVGQVKVGAHAVVGTRSILFPGARVGKRAEVAPGSAVTGQIPTGQRWAGAPAVKLGKAKRNWPKERPARGTYWRVMYGLAGLSMSMLPVLAGGAAFLVARPFLAAYAPLKGAALALVPATLAFGLAYALLILVAVRLLSLGLREGTYPTHSRVGWQAWTVTQLMDRSRETLFPLYAGLVTPVWLRLLGMRIGRGAEVSTVLALPSLTTVGEGAFLADDTLTAPYELGGGWVRIGRAEIGRRAFLGNSGMTAPGRTVPDGGLVGVLSATPKKAKKDTSYLGLPPVKLPRSAADSDQSRTYEPSAGLLWARGLVELCRIVPVFCSAWLAVLTVAALCVLGPWAWPLAGVVLLVAGAAAGLVSVVAKWLLVGRHRSGEHPLWSGFVWRNELADTFVEVLAVPWLAGSVPGTPVLTAWLRGLGARIGKGVWVESYWLPETDLVTLEDAATVNRGCVLQTHLFHDRILRTDTVVLREGATLGPGGIVLPGSTIGARTTLGPASLVMAAESVPDDTRWLGNPIEAWRP, encoded by the coding sequence ATGGCAGCGATACACGAGAGCAGCGCTCTCGGCCTGCTCAACGAAGAGCTCAGCGCAGAGATCCGCGAACAGTTCGGCGACACGGCCCGTTTTTCCGGGGGCCCTGCCGCCTCCCCGCGCACGCTCGTCGACGTCTTCGACGCGTCCGTCCGGTCCTACCCCGACGAGCTCGCCCTGGACGACGGGACCACCCGGCTCACCTACCGTGCGCTGGCCGTCGAGGTGGAGCGGCTGCGGCGGCGGCTCGCCGAGGCCGGGGTCGGACTCGGCGACCGGGTCGGCATCCGGGTCCCGTCCGGCACCAATGACCTGTACGTCGCGATCCTCGCCGTGCTGGCGGCGGGCGCCGCGTACGTCCCCGTCGACGCCGAGGACCCCGACGAGCGGGCCGAGCTGGTGTTCGGGGAGGCGGAGGTCCGGGCCGTGGTCGGCGCCGGGCACGAGCTGACCGTCAACGGGCGCTGCGACTCCCCCGCCGCCCGACCCGGCGTCGAGCACGACGCGTGGATCATCTTCACCTCCGGCTCCACCGGCCGGCCCAAGGGGGTCGCCGTCTCGCACCGCAGCGCGGCCGCCTTCGTGGACGCCGAGGCCGCCCTGTTCCTCACCGACGATCCCATCGGTCCCGCTGACAGGGTCATGGCGGGGCTGTCGGTCGCCTTCGACGCGTCCTGCGAGGAGATGTGGCTGGCCTGGCGGTACGGGGCCTGTCTGGTGCCGGTGCCGCGTTCGCAGGTCAGGAGCGGGGCCGATCTCGGGCCCTGGCTGGTCGAGCAGGAGATCACCGTCGTCTCCACGGTGCCGACGCTCGCCGCGTTGTGGGAGCCCGAGACCCTCAACGACGTACGGCTGCTGATCTTCGGCGGTGAGGCGTGCCCGCCCGAGCTGACGCAGCGGCTGGTGACGGAGGGGCGCGAGGTCTGGAACACCTACGGGCCCACCGAGGCGACCGTGGTGGCCTGTGCCTCGCTGATGAGCGGCGAGGAGCCGATCCGGATCGGGCTGCCGCTGGACGGCTGGGAGCTGGCCGTCGTCGACGAGGCCGGGGAACCCGTCCCGATGGGCGCGAGCGGACAGCTGGTGATCGGCGGGGTCGGGCTGGCCCGGTACCTGGACGCCGAGAAGGACGCGGAGAAGTACGCGCCGCTGAAGTCGCTGGGCTGGGAACGGGCGTACCGCAGCGGTGACCTCGTGAAGACGGAGCCCGAGGGGCTGGTCTTCCTCGGCCGGGCCGACGAGCAGATCAAGCTCGGAGGCCGGCGGATCGAGCTGGGTGAGGTCGACGCGGCTCTCCAGGCCCTGCCCGGGGTCGCGGGAGCGGCCGCCGCCGTCCGCACCGCCCGCAGCGGCAACCAGCTTCTCGTCGGGTACGTCGTCACGCAGGACGGCTGGGACCATGCCGCAGCCGTGGAGAAGCTGCGGGCCGCACTGCCCGCCGCGCTCGTGCCGTTGATCGCTCCCGTCGACGACCTGCCGACGCGGACCTCCGGCAAGGTGGACCGCAACGCGCTGCCCTGGCCGCTCGAGGGGCTCGAAACCGGCGGCCCCGCGGAGGAGTTGTACGGCACCGAGGCCTGGCTCGCCGAGCAGTGGGCGGAAGTCCTCGACATCCCGGTCTCCAGTGCCCGCGACGACTTCTTCGCGATCGGCGGCAGCAGCCTGGCCGCCGCCCAGTTGACCACCCGGCTGCGCACCCGCTACCCGAGCGCCGCCGTCCTCGACATCTACCAGCAGCCCACGCTGCGCAAGCTGGCCCGCCACCTGGAGGAGTCCGCGCAGGACGACGGAGCGGCGCGGGTGATCGCACCGGTGCCGCTCAAGGCCCAGGTGATCCAACTTCTCGTCCTGCTCCCCCTGTTCACGCTGCTCGGACTGCGCTGGCTGGTGCCGCTCGCCGCGCTCGGGAACGTCCTGCCGTACTCCTGGCTGCCGAGCACCTCGTGGTGGCTGGTCGGGGCCGGTGCCCTGCTGCTGTTCAGTCCGCCCGGACGGCTGGCGATCGCGGCGGGCGGGGCGCGCGTGCTGCTGCGCAAGGTGCAGCCCGGCCGCTACCCGCGCGGTGGCGGCGTCCACCTGCGGCTGTGGACGGCCGAGCGACTCGCCGAGTTCACCGGGGCGACCTCGCTGACCGGCTCCTGGCTGGAGCGGTACGCGCGGGCGCTGGGCGCCAGGCTCGGCCCGGACGTGGACCTGCACTCGCTGCCGCCGGTCACCGGCATGCTCAAGCTGGGCCGGGGCGCGGCCGTCGAGTCCGAGGTGGACCTGTCCGGCTGGTGGCTGGACGGCGACCGGCTGGAGGTCGGCCAGGTCAAGGTGGGTGCGCACGCCGTCGTCGGCACGCGCAGCATCCTGTTCCCCGGCGCCCGGGTCGGCAAGCGGGCCGAGGTGGCGCCGGGTTCGGCGGTCACCGGGCAGATCCCGACCGGCCAGCGCTGGGCGGGCGCGCCCGCGGTCAAGCTGGGCAAGGCCAAGCGCAACTGGCCGAAGGAGCGGCCGGCGCGGGGGACGTACTGGCGGGTGATGTACGGCCTGGCCGGCCTCTCCATGAGCATGCTCCCGGTGCTGGCGGGTGGCGCGGCCTTCCTGGTCGCCCGTCCGTTCCTCGCCGCCTACGCGCCCCTGAAGGGCGCCGCCCTGGCCCTCGTCCCGGCCACGCTCGCCTTCGGGCTGGCGTACGCGCTGCTGATCCTGGTCGCCGTACGGCTGCTGAGCCTGGGGCTGCGCGAGGGGACGTATCCGACGCACAGCCGGGTCGGGTGGCAGGCGTGGACCGTCACACAGCTGATGGACCGCTCGCGCGAGACGCTGTTCCCGCTGTACGCCGGGCTGGTCACGCCGGTGTGGCTGCGGCTGCTCGGGATGCGGATCGGACGCGGTGCGGAGGTGTCGACGGTGCTCGCGCTGCCGAGCCTGACGACGGTCGGCGAGGGTGCGTTCCTCGCCGACGACACGCTGACCGCGCCGTACGAGCTGGGTGGCGGCTGGGTCAGGATCGGGCGCGCGGAGATCGGGCGGCGGGCGTTCCTCGGGAACTCCGGGATGACCGCGCCGGGGCGGACCGTGCCGGACGGCGGGCTGGTGGGCGTGCTGTCGGCCACGCCGAAGAAGGCGAAGAAGGACACGTCGTATCTGGGGCTGCCGCCGGTGAAACTGCCGCGCAGCGCGGCCGACAGCGACCAGAGCCGGACGTACGAGCCCTCGGCGGGGCTGCTGTGGGCGCGCGGTCTGGTGGAGCTGTGCCGGATCGTGCCCGTGTTCTGCTCGGCCTGGCTGGCCGTGCTGACGGTGGCCGCGCTGTGTGTGCTCGGGCCGTGGGCCTGGCCGCTGGCGGGAGTGGTACTGCTCGTGGCCGGTGCGGCGGCGGGGCTGGTGTCGGTGGTCGCGAAGTGGCTGCTCGTGGGGCGGCACCGCAGTGGGGAGCACCCGCTGTGGAGCGGCTTCGTGTGGCGCAACGAGCTCGCGGACACCTTCGTCGAGGTGCTCGCGGTGCCGTGGCTGGCGGGTTCCGTGCCCGGTACGCCGGTGCTGACGGCGTGGCTCAGGGGGCTCGGCGCGCGGATCGGCAAGGGCGTCTGGGTGGAGAGCTACTGGCTGCCGGAGACCGATCTGGTGACCCTGGAGGACGCGGCGACCGTGAACCGCGGCTGTGTGCTCCAGACCCACCTCTTCCACGACCGGATCTTGCGGACGGATACTGTTGTTCTCCGTGAGGGTGCCACGCTGGGCCCTGGCGGGATCGTGCTGCCCGGCAGCACGATCGGGGCCCGCACCACGCTGGGCCCCGCGTCGCTCGTCATGGCCGCGGAGTCCGTCCCGGACGACACCCGCTGGCTCGGCAACCCGATCGAGGCATGGCGGCCCTGA